In the Silurus meridionalis isolate SWU-2019-XX chromosome 6, ASM1480568v1, whole genome shotgun sequence genome, one interval contains:
- the pth1r gene encoding parathyroid hormone/parathyroid hormone-related peptide receptor — protein MGSSALSFITSVITLVIFIFSFTLQHGLVEADDVLTKEEQMNLIITARNKCMKSIKSRHKTSDGNCVPEWDGFVCWPEGAPGQMVSVSCPEYVYDFNHKGHAYRKCDVNGSWELTSENKTWANYSECAKFFGIDRDHEREVFDRLYLIYTIGYSISFGSLMVAVVILGYFRRLHCTRNFIHIHLFVSFMLRAISIFVKDVVLYSGSNLDEAQRITVEDLKSITEAPPTEKTKFIGCKITVTLFLYFLATNYYWILVEGLYLHSLIFMTFFSDRKYLWGFTVIGWGVPAMFVTIWASVRATLADTECWDLSAGNLKWIVQIPILTAIAINFLLFLNIIRVLATKLRESNAGRCDSRQQYRRAIKVTLVLMPLFGVHYIVFMAMPYTEVSGVPWQIQMHCEMLINSFQGFFVAIIYCFCNGEVQAEIKKSWSRRTLALDFKRKARSGSSTYSYGPMVSHTSVTNVSSRQRDAGMRLTPANTSTNANTNGHRNLPGYVKNGSVSDQSIPSSAHDLHMQDDEPSKMTTDEKPATLVEEERETVM, from the exons GTGGAGGCTGATGACGTCCTGACGAAGGAAGAGCAGATGAACCTCATCATCACCGCCAGGAACAAGTGCATGAAGTCCATAAAGTCCAGACACAAAACATCTG atgGTAACTGTGTCCCCGAGTGGGATGGCTTTGTGTGCTGGCCTGAAGGAGCTCCAGGACAAATGGTGTCTGTTTCCTGTCCTGAGTACGTCTACGACTTTAACCACaaag GGCATGCCTATAGGAAGTGTGATGTGAATGGAAGTTGGGAACTTACCTCTGAGAACAAGACTTGGGCAAACTACAGCGAATGTGCAAAGTTCTTCGGGATCGATCGGGATCATGAGAGG GAAGTGTTCGACAGACTATACCTCATCTACACTATTGGATACTCCATCTCATTCGGCTCACTCATGGTGGCTGTCGTCATTCTCGGGTACTTCCG GCGTCTTCACTGTACGAGGAACTTCATCCACATCCACCTCTTTGTGTCATTCATGTTGCGAGCGATCAGCATCTTTGTTAAAGACGTTGTTCTGTATTCAGGATCAAACCTTGATGAGGCTCAGCGAATCACAGTCGAGGATCTGAAATCCATCACAGAGGCTCCGCCCACTGAGAAAACTAAGTTT ATCGGCTGTAAGATCACCGTCACGCTCTTCCTGTACTTCCTTGCGACGAATTATTACTGGATCCTGGTGGAAGGTCTTTATCTCCACAGCCTCATCTTTATGACCTTCTTCTCAGACAGGAAATACCTCTGGGGCTTCACTGTCATTGGCTGGG GTGTCCCTGCTATGTTCGTCACCATTTGGGCAAGTGTTCGTGCCACACTCGCTGACACGGa GTGCTGGGACCTGAGCGCTGGTAATCTGAAATGGATCGTGCAGATCCCTATTCTGACAGCCATTGCT attaatTTCCTGCTCTTCTTGAACATCATCCGTGTTTTGGCTACGAAGTTGAGGGAGAGCAACGCCGGCCGCTGTGACAGCAGGCAGCAGTACAGGCGAGCAATAA AAGTCACGCTGGTGTTGATGCCGCTGTTTGGTGTTCATTACATCGTGTTCATGGCGATGCCCTACACCGAGGTGTCTGGAGTTCCCTGGCAGATTCAGATGCACTGTGAGATGCTAATTAACTCCTTCCag GGATTCTTTGTTGCAATAATTTACTGCTTTTGTAACGGAGAG GTCCAGGCGGAGATAAAGAAGTCATGGAGCAGGAGGACGCTCGCTCTGGATTTTAAGCGTAAAGCACGTAGCGGTAGCAGCACGTACAGCTACGGCCCGATGGTTTCTCACACTAGCGTGACCAACGTGTCGTCACGGCAGCGTGACGCTGGAATGCGCCTCACGCCTGCTAATACCAGCACTAATGCTAACACCAATggccaccggaaccttccaGGCTATGTGAAGAACGGTTCAGTGTCGGACCAGTCCATCCCTTCATCTGCTCATGACCTCCACATGCAGGATGACGAGCCTTCCAAGATGACAACAGACGAAAAACCCGCCACACTGGTGGAGGAAGAGCGGGAAACAGTTATGTGA